The following DNA comes from Flavisolibacter ginsenosidimutans.
AACGCATTGTTCGCACCTCGGTTGTCCGGTTCGTTGGGAAGACAAAGCGCAATTGTTTTTGTGTCCTTGTCACGGCGGCGTGTATTACAAAGACGGGAGCGTAGCTGCAGGTCCGCCGCCAAAACCACTCACAAAAATTGATGTACGTATAAACAAGAACGACGTTGAAATTAGAACGGCGCCGGTGCCTATAACAACCATTACGCAATAATGAACCCGTTGAAAAAAGCAGCACGATGGCTCAACGACCGAAGCGGCTTCACCGAAATGCTGAAGCCGTTGCTGGATCATCCCGTGCCGCCGGGTTCAAAGTGGGCTTATGTTTTTGGCAGCGCCACGTTGTTTTGTTTTGTGCTGCAGGTAGCAACTGGCGTTGGTCTTGCGCTACTTTACCAACCCTCAAGCCAGGAAGCGTTTCAATCGCTGCAATACATTACGTACAAAGCCTCGTTGGGAAAAACCTTGCGCGGAATTCATTACTTCGGTGCGTCGGGAATGATTGTAATGGTTGGTCTTCACATGTTGCGAACGTATATCACTGCTGCGTATAAATATCCACGCGAAATGAGTTGGATTAGCGGCGTTGTGTTATTGTTGTTAACGGTGGGAATGGGCTTTACCGGACAACTGTTGCGCTGGGATGACAACGGCGTTTGGTCGGCAGTAGTTGCAGCCGAACAAATGGGAAGAATTCCCCTCATCGGAAAGTCGCTTGCACGCTTGCTCTTGGGCGGCGATACTTTGGGTGGACAAAGCCTCAGCCGATTTTTTTCTTACCACGTTTTTTTAATTCCCGCCTTGCTTTTTGTTTTCACCGGTTTTCATTTGTGGCTGGTGATGCGCAACGGCATTTCAGAACCCCCAAAAGCCGGACAATTGGTTGACCCGCGAACGTACCGGCAATGGTATAAAAACATGCTGCGCAACAGCGGCGTTCCGTTCTGGCCTTATGCGGCCTGGCGTGATGCATTGTTTGGTTCGCTCATCATCATGGCCATCGTTGTGTTGGCCGTCGTCTTTGGGCCGCCGGCGCTAACAAAGCCGCCCGATCCTTCCAACGTGATCACAACACCGCAACCCGATTGGTACCTCTTGTGGATTTACGCACTCTTTGCGCTGATGCCCGCGAAGATTGAATCCTACGTGATGTTCTTTGGCCCTTTGCTTCTTTTCTTCTTGTTGTTCGCCCTGCCTTTTGTTTCCAACAAAGGC
Coding sequences within:
- a CDS encoding cytochrome b N-terminal domain-containing protein is translated as MNPLKKAARWLNDRSGFTEMLKPLLDHPVPPGSKWAYVFGSATLFCFVLQVATGVGLALLYQPSSQEAFQSLQYITYKASLGKTLRGIHYFGASGMIVMVGLHMLRTYITAAYKYPREMSWISGVVLLLLTVGMGFTGQLLRWDDNGVWSAVVAAEQMGRIPLIGKSLARLLLGGDTLGGQSLSRFFSYHVFLIPALLFVFTGFHLWLVMRNGISEPPKAGQLVDPRTYRQWYKNMLRNSGVPFWPYAAWRDALFGSLIIMAIVVLAVVFGPPALTKPPDPSNVITTPQPDWYLLWIYALFALMPAKIESYVMFFGPLLLFFLLFALPFVSNKGERSPIKRPWAIVGSCFVVIVVVSLLFVGKNANWSPNFNAKALTKVSIPATDSLALSGSVLFQQKACLYCHSINNEGGKVGPDLTHVANRLSEEQITIRIANGAKNMPAYGSSLSNDELKKLVAFLKTRN